Genomic DNA from Candidatus Nitronereus thalassa:
AACCCTTTGAAGTGGTCTTTGCTCCTGAATGTAGCAATGAGATTTCTTTGCATGCCGAACAGGCCCATATTCACGGATACCACGAATATGAATCTCTCCACGTCCATAAGGATGGCAGGAGGTTTCCCGTTCAAACCAATGTCACCGCGTTTAAAAACAAGGAGGGGGAGGTCCTGTTTCGAGCAGCAACGTTTCAAGACCTCACCTCCCGAAAAGAAGCCGAAGGAGCCCTTAAAGAGAGTGAGGAGCGATTTCGCCAACTCGCGGAGAATGTCAATGCTTTGTTTTATGTCCAATCCGCCGATTTTGAAACCGTACTGTACATTAACCCCGCTTTCGAGGAAATCTGGGGAGTCCCTCTCGAGGTCGGTTACAATGATGCAAATTATTGGATCCAGTCAATTCATCCCGAAGACCGTGAAAGAGTAAAAACCGCTTTCATCAATCTCGTAAACGGTTCCACCTATGAAGAGGAATTTCGAATCTTTCGGCCAGATGGATCTGTTCGATGGATCTATGACCGGGCGAAATGTGTCAAAAACCAAGATGGTGAAATTTATCGTGTCGTCGGCATCGCGGAAGATGTGACCAAAAAACACGAGGCCCAATCGGCAATTCGTGAGACTCAAGAAAATTTCCAAATGGTATGTGAAGCCATTCCGCAGCAGGTATGGACCGCAGGGCCGGATGGAAAATTAGACTATGTCAACGGTAGAGTCTGTGACTATTTTCAACTCCCTGCTGACCAAATTGTCGGGGAGGGATGGCACCAAGTCGTTCATCCAGATGATTTATCTCTCTGCCTTCAACGATGGGAACATTCCCTTCGAACGAACCTCCCCTATGAAGTCGAGTTCCGTTTAAAACAAGGGGAGGACCAAACCTACCGTCATCATATTGGCCGTGCGCTTCCCATATTCAATTCTGCAGGCCAGGTCTTCAAATGGTTTGGGACCAATACGGACATCACCGATTTCAAAAAATTGGAAGCACAACGCAGACAAGGGCAAAAGATGGAGGCTATTGGGACTCTGGCCGGAGGCATAGCTCATGATTTCAATAATGTCTTAGGAGTCATCTTAGGTTTTACGGATTTGGCTCAGCAAAAGGCCAGAGGCCATGATGCTTTGGAAAAAAACCTTCAGGAAATCAGTCGCGCTGGAAAACGAGCACGAGACCTGGTTCAACATATCCTGACGTTTAGTCGACAAGAGAATATTCATAAATCCCCCATTAATCTGACATCTTTGATCCCGGACATCCTCAGTATGGTTCGAGCGACAATTCCATCGACCATTGAGGTTCGGATGATGGTGCCCAATGCGCCAAAAGCCATTCTGGGTGATTCCACACAAATTCAGCAGATTATTTTGAACTTGTGCAGCAATGCAGAATATACCATGAGGGAAACCGGTGGAAGGCTTGAGGTCACTTTGGAATCTGTGAATTTTCCCAATCCCAGAATTTTCGAAAACACGACCTTACCCCCTGGTCCATACCTTTGTCTCAAGGTTAAAGATACGGGAACAGGCATATCGAAACATGATATGAGTAGAATTTTCGACCCCTTCTATACGACCAAAGGGGTGGGGGAGGGAACGGGATTGGGACTCGCCGTCGTTCATGGAATTGTGTCGAATCATCAAGGAGCCATCTCCGTGGAAAGTACCGAGGGGAAAGGGACAACCTTTTCGGTCTTTTTCCCTGAAATCGACTCCATTGAAATATCCACGGAAAATTCTCCTTTAGCACCTCCCGTTGGTTTGGAAAAACCAGCTCGCATCCTATTTGTTGATGACGAAAGGCCCATTGCAGAAATTGGAAAAGAAGTGCTCGAGTCAATGGGATGTCAGGTAGAAATCTGCACAAACGGAACCGAAGCATATCGCCGCTTTCAAGAAGACCCTGATCGATTCGATATGGTGATTTCCGATCAAACCATGCCAGGCATGACAGGCGACGCATTGGCAAAAGCCCTACGAACTCTTAGGGCCGACCTTCCTATTGTTCTGTGCACAGGATTTAGTCATACCATGACACCTGAAAAAGCGAAACAAACTGGAATCCACGCCTTCCTTAAAAAACCTGTTCTCAAAGAAGACCTCATTGAAACCTTAAACCAAATTCTGTGACTTAAAAGACTCAAGAGAGCACAAAGGTGGGAAAAAGGGCCTTTCCGTCCACAGTCATCCGGACAACAAGGACCTAAAAGCCACACTTTCTTCTATTCTCCTTTTTTCTTTCATCGCAAAATCCTCTTAACCTCCTGACTAGCCCTCATTTTTTGGCCGCTTGTCTTGAAGCCAGCTTTGGCATCCGGTTTGCCCTTATATGAATAGTGAGTGTCACGACATAATTATTGAAAGCTGGTCAACCATCAGGCTAGGTAGGGCTGTAACGTCGCTGTTATCTCCATGATCCGGAACAAGGCTGAAAGAACTTGCCCAACGCTACCCCACCCCTTGAACCACAACCCGGAGAGGCATTTGTCCTTTCCTGGCCCGGCTGGCGTACCCTGGTGGCCTCTCCGGTTCTTTACTCCATGATTATCCCTTTGGTATTTTTGGATTTATTCCTGGAATTGTATCATCGAACCGTGTTTCCCATTTTGGGAATTCCCAAGGTCGTTCGGAAAAATTATATCCTGATAGACCGGCATCGAATGCCTTTTTTGCCCATTGTCCTAAAATTCGCCTGTGCCTATTGTGGGTATGCGAATGGGCTTCTTCACTATGCGTTTAAAATTGCGGGAGACACGGAGAAACATTTTTGTCCAAGTAAACACCAAGCCCATGCGGGCTTTCAGGCGCCTTCCCATCATGAGGCCTTTTCCGAATACGGTGATGCGAAAGGGTTTGGGCAACGTTTTCATGGCAATCCGAAATAATCAGGTAAAGTGTAATGGAGTCAGAAGATTAAATTCGACGCATACATCTACCCTTCTTTTTAGTTAGTTGTTTTCTCCTACTGCTTATGCCAAACGCCACCCAAGATTTTTACAGCCGTCTCGGCCTCTCTAAAACCGCGACTCAAGACGAGATTAAAAAAGCCTACAGAAAATTGGCCCGTAAATGTCATCCCGACCTTCACTCAGGTGAGAAAAAGTCGGAAATGGAAAAACAGTTCAAGGAACTCAGCGAAGCCTACGAGGTGCTTGGGAACGAGGAGACGCGAAAAAAATACGACAAATACGGTGCCCAATGGAAAGAGGCGGAGGCCTACGAACAGGCTCGCCAACAAGCGGGAGCCACCGGGAGAGGAGGAGAATGGCACACCCAATATTCTCAGGGCGATGCTCGGGACTTTAGCGACCTGTTTGAAAACCTTTTTGGGAAACAAGCCAGGTCCTACGGGGGAACCCAACGCGGATTTGCGATTCCCGGGGCAGACCTTGAAGCCAATGTTCAACTCTCGCTTCACGAAGTTTTTGCCGGGACCAGTAGACATTTGGAAATCCCGGAAAAATCCGGAAGCGTCAAATCCCTCGAGGTCCGAATTCCCAAAGGCGTTCGAGACGGAGAACGGGTTCGCGTAAAAGGCAAAGGTGGCCCTGGCCAGAATGGTGGGCCATCCGGTGATTTATTCATGAAAATTCATGTCAGGCCTCATCCGGTTTTCCTTAGATCCGGCGCCAACGTATCAATCGACTTGCCTGTCTATCCCTGGGAGGCGGCCTTAGGAACTGAAGTGCAAGTGCCAACGTTAACCGGCCCTGTTCGGTTGAAAATTCCTCCGGGCAGTCATTCCAAACAGAAAATGCGCGTGAAGGGGAAAGGCCTGCCGAACCGTACCGGAGGCTATGGCGATCAATTTGTCATTCTCACCATCACGAACCCTCCTTCGTGCTCTGAACAAGAACGGGCGTTGTATGAACAACTCCAAAAGCTGGATCACCCTGATCCACGAGCCGCACTCATCCGCGAGGCGACACATGCCTAAAGACTACGACCGAGACATTGAACAGGTCACTGGGGAACTGGTGTACCATGCCTCTATCAACCAAGAAGAATTGTGCACTCGGCTTGGTATTGGTCCCGAACTTGTGGAATTGTGCATGGAATGGGACATTATCCACCCCCTCCACACCACCTCAGAAGGCGTCTTAATGTTTTCTATGCAAACAGTGGATCGTCTCTCAAGTGGGTTACGCCTTCATCGGGACTTGGGGGTCAACTGGGCAGGGGTCGGCATTGCCTTGGACTTGTTGGAACGTATTGAAGCATTGGAATCTCAATTGAAAGAATCATTTCCCCTTGAATAGGAGCGAGACATGGACGATAGCCTTCTCAATACCAAAGTTCGCGAGATGATGACCACCCGCATGGTGGCAGCGACACGAGACTATAATGCCCGTGATTTAGCGGTTCTTCTCCAATCCGGGACGTTTAGCGGCATCCCTATTCTTGAGTCAGGGAATAAACTCGTCGGGTTAGTCACTGAATTTGATGT
This window encodes:
- a CDS encoding PAS domain S-box protein codes for the protein MIWNSTFLMAMVDVAIIIIVAASFLVTIRFRKKLKTLRANLGFSMIMAGLALTGLMYSTDLFAMFFLPGLTSSQAALTFMTDLHLNYSWLVTLFGTLMIFGGFTLTHLNMVRTLEKNQRYEQIVSGTNDFLAFIDCEFRYQEVNSSYLEAFDWKREEILGKTGAELFGAEAFHTVLRPAQAKCLAGENITYETWLNFPVLGRRCLDVHYTPFQEWDGSITGMIVAVRDVTERKAAEEKLLKWEHIFRFAGWGATIVDPKTNTMEAVNNAFAEMHGFDVEDLVGKPFEVVFAPECSNEISLHAEQAHIHGYHEYESLHVHKDGRRFPVQTNVTAFKNKEGEVLFRAATFQDLTSRKEAEGALKESEERFRQLAENVNALFYVQSADFETVLYINPAFEEIWGVPLEVGYNDANYWIQSIHPEDRERVKTAFINLVNGSTYEEEFRIFRPDGSVRWIYDRAKCVKNQDGEIYRVVGIAEDVTKKHEAQSAIRETQENFQMVCEAIPQQVWTAGPDGKLDYVNGRVCDYFQLPADQIVGEGWHQVVHPDDLSLCLQRWEHSLRTNLPYEVEFRLKQGEDQTYRHHIGRALPIFNSAGQVFKWFGTNTDITDFKKLEAQRRQGQKMEAIGTLAGGIAHDFNNVLGVILGFTDLAQQKARGHDALEKNLQEISRAGKRARDLVQHILTFSRQENIHKSPINLTSLIPDILSMVRATIPSTIEVRMMVPNAPKAILGDSTQIQQIILNLCSNAEYTMRETGGRLEVTLESVNFPNPRIFENTTLPPGPYLCLKVKDTGTGISKHDMSRIFDPFYTTKGVGEGTGLGLAVVHGIVSNHQGAISVESTEGKGTTFSVFFPEIDSIEISTENSPLAPPVGLEKPARILFVDDERPIAEIGKEVLESMGCQVEICTNGTEAYRRFQEDPDRFDMVISDQTMPGMTGDALAKALRTLRADLPIVLCTGFSHTMTPEKAKQTGIHAFLKKPVLKEDLIETLNQIL
- a CDS encoding DnaJ C-terminal domain-containing protein; translation: MPNATQDFYSRLGLSKTATQDEIKKAYRKLARKCHPDLHSGEKKSEMEKQFKELSEAYEVLGNEETRKKYDKYGAQWKEAEAYEQARQQAGATGRGGEWHTQYSQGDARDFSDLFENLFGKQARSYGGTQRGFAIPGADLEANVQLSLHEVFAGTSRHLEIPEKSGSVKSLEVRIPKGVRDGERVRVKGKGGPGQNGGPSGDLFMKIHVRPHPVFLRSGANVSIDLPVYPWEAALGTEVQVPTLTGPVRLKIPPGSHSKQKMRVKGKGLPNRTGGYGDQFVILTITNPPSCSEQERALYEQLQKLDHPDPRAALIREATHA
- a CDS encoding chaperone modulator CbpM codes for the protein MPKDYDRDIEQVTGELVYHASINQEELCTRLGIGPELVELCMEWDIIHPLHTTSEGVLMFSMQTVDRLSSGLRLHRDLGVNWAGVGIALDLLERIEALESQLKESFPLE